A portion of the Deltaproteobacteria bacterium genome contains these proteins:
- a CDS encoding SOS response-associated peptidase family protein, with product MTSPSPLARESIEAEFTGIIDPERKVMSIAGIYGEQTYKEKKVKASTMLTCEPNKWMSKYHDRMPVILNPDDIEEWLSPDTTPDQALKLCRPWKGKLGIG from the coding sequence GTGACGAGCCCAAGCCCGCTCGCCAGAGAATCGATCGAAGCCGAATTCACTGGCATCATAGACCCTGAGCGAAAAGTCATGTCGATAGCTGGAATATATGGAGAGCAAACGTACAAAGAAAAAAAGGTCAAAGCGTCAACTATGCTCACATGTGAGCCAAATAAATGGATGAGTAAGTACCACGACCGAATGCCCGTGATCCTAAATCCCGACGACATCGAGGAATGGCTTTCACCAGACACCACACCCGATCAGGCGCTAAAGCTCTGCCGGCCGTGGAAAGGGAAATTGGGGATTGGGTGA
- a CDS encoding LysR family transcriptional regulator: protein MINPDFLRTFLTLIETGHFTRTALRLHMTQPGVSQHIKKLEAHFQTELIQRTGKSFTITESGRLLVEYSKKLFHEYEAVKVDIGTDDPYVGECRYASPGSFGLRLFDVLLELAKSHPGLKVSLTVSPNASIPSLLLNRQIDMGFMSQKPDEALLEATNFSEEQLLLIVPRKKKIRTFADLKRLGFVNHPDGFLLGERLLGANFAKEFVSMNEINGRVFVNQISRILDPVAEGLGFTVLPEGAYRNSQKRDSLLLINLKVKVSDKIFSVRRKNERLPCRYQTVEASLIKGFETSKALRK, encoded by the coding sequence ATGATAAATCCAGACTTCTTACGAACCTTTTTAACTCTTATCGAAACCGGCCATTTTACAAGAACGGCACTTCGGCTGCACATGACTCAGCCTGGCGTTTCGCAGCACATAAAAAAGCTAGAAGCGCACTTTCAAACTGAACTTATTCAAAGAACGGGAAAAAGTTTTACCATCACCGAGAGCGGACGACTTCTCGTCGAATATAGTAAAAAGCTTTTTCATGAATACGAAGCCGTTAAGGTCGATATTGGAACTGATGATCCTTATGTCGGCGAATGTCGATACGCGAGTCCCGGAAGTTTCGGTCTTCGGCTGTTTGATGTTCTGCTAGAATTAGCCAAATCTCATCCTGGCCTTAAAGTTTCACTGACTGTTTCACCAAATGCTTCGATTCCGTCTCTTCTTCTCAATCGACAAATTGATATGGGTTTTATGTCCCAAAAGCCAGATGAAGCGCTGCTGGAGGCGACAAACTTTTCTGAGGAGCAGCTTCTGCTGATCGTACCCAGGAAAAAGAAAATTCGGACCTTTGCTGATCTGAAACGCCTTGGTTTTGTTAATCATCCCGATGGATTTTTATTAGGAGAACGGCTTTTGGGCGCCAATTTTGCAAAAGAGTTTGTCTCAATGAACGAAATCAATGGCCGAGTATTTGTTAATCAAATCAGTCGAATTCTTGATCCAGTAGCAGAGGGACTAGGCTTCACCGTTTTGCCCGAGGGAGCTTACCGGAACTCTCAGAAAAGGGACTCTCTGCTGCTCATCAATTTAAAGGTGAAGGTCAGCGACAAAATTTTTTCGGTCCGCCGAAAAAATGAACGGCTTCCTTGCCGCTATCAAACTGTGGAAGCCAGTCTTATAAAAGGATTTGAGACGTCGAAGGCACTTCGGAAATGA
- a CDS encoding exo-alpha-sialidase, with protein sequence MKFVWRWTAFSIVVFCVLSFVNCSNPESESPRSTPETQGTLPLEVKSLSFPGVGSGGIFDPSVTRDPSTGKLWMSYSTVDNSVLWPTQNPISVHIRLASSSDNGETWVDAGAVNQFKDVDLSFLPPPLNAGTWVHETSSLIFDPAAAANQKWKLIWQTVLKINGTLYFEHSWLSYKSGSSPQELLNAATTKLMTSYLYDVNNSNPASPTLPPLTTIASIRADTEISSTLNKCIIAEPSFYATAGFLYLALQCEKFNSVSDITDRDRWVVLLKCASPCNVTNAASWIFVNKIFSKSDSAAVDPKFNGFAAPAIAETATGVYLLVTPTEDAQANYRGCRVYKFSDLSTGQIETENGSPKLFASTGPTSTTFNGACAYIGGSVSGILRSHLGQDNPPWDFRVLLTRITF encoded by the coding sequence ATGAAATTCGTGTGGCGATGGACCGCATTTTCGATCGTTGTTTTTTGCGTGCTGTCTTTCGTCAATTGTTCGAATCCAGAAAGTGAAAGCCCGAGATCGACCCCTGAAACACAAGGGACGCTACCACTTGAAGTGAAATCTCTGTCTTTCCCTGGTGTTGGCAGCGGTGGCATCTTTGACCCCTCGGTCACAAGAGACCCTTCCACAGGAAAGTTGTGGATGAGCTATTCGACCGTAGATAACTCTGTCCTTTGGCCAACTCAGAATCCGATATCTGTTCACATACGACTGGCTTCCTCTTCTGACAATGGCGAAACCTGGGTCGACGCTGGCGCGGTCAATCAATTTAAGGACGTCGATCTATCGTTTCTACCTCCGCCGCTGAACGCAGGGACCTGGGTGCATGAAACATCGTCTTTGATCTTCGACCCGGCAGCTGCAGCGAACCAGAAATGGAAGCTGATATGGCAAACTGTTTTAAAGATTAACGGCACATTATATTTTGAACACTCTTGGTTGTCTTACAAATCAGGCTCATCACCACAGGAATTGCTAAACGCAGCGACGACAAAACTGATGACGAGCTACCTCTATGATGTGAACAACAGTAACCCGGCATCGCCTACACTGCCACCCTTGACGACGATTGCTTCTATCCGTGCCGATACCGAAATCAGTTCGACCTTGAATAAATGCATAATTGCCGAGCCATCATTCTACGCCACGGCTGGCTTCCTATACTTGGCCTTGCAATGTGAGAAATTCAACAGTGTTTCAGACATAACCGATAGAGATCGATGGGTCGTTTTGTTGAAATGCGCCAGCCCCTGCAATGTTACGAATGCAGCGAGTTGGATTTTTGTAAACAAGATATTTTCAAAATCGGATTCAGCGGCTGTTGACCCGAAGTTTAACGGGTTTGCCGCACCGGCCATTGCTGAGACCGCAACGGGAGTCTATCTACTTGTGACCCCAACAGAAGACGCTCAGGCGAACTATCGCGGCTGTCGCGTTTACAAGTTTTCCGATCTTTCGACCGGGCAAATAGAAACGGAGAACGGCTCTCCCAAATTGTTTGCGTCGACCGGTCCTACCAGCACAACATTCAACGGTGCCTGCGCATATATCGGCGGCTCAGTCAGTGGAATTCTACGCAGTCATCTCGGCCAAGATAATCCCCCGTGGGATTTTCGCGTCCTGTTGACGCGAATCACATTCTAA
- a CDS encoding VCBS repeat-containing protein — translation MFNGNKSAYWQIRAIDPRAFQILALSCYATLAVKFGAFERPSSWVFDIVLLGVVIDIVLGRVWFKQIKFPFTPVIAALATSILIDTPHYGIYLIAITFAVFSKAFLTVDRKHLLNPANAGVVLVLLAFPGLVAGAPKAFNFDTWLYVLFTVVGIFVSSYAKVLPIAIAWVFSFGFFAILRSWIGHVPLSLAFLPMLAPSFFIFTFHMITDPGTAPGSLRGRIFYTFAVAGIDAIMRHQFVGFSNFYALTIVCLAMPWVRAMNSNWLGSFRKLATTSSLVWALPLFTGLGFYKSWSESRANYQDTRDRQPSNFQEPPNFKRVNERLGVRFQVNDPDADAKLKNQLRLQWVGPGVTVRDFNGDGWMDMFLFDSNQRVGSNQLLINNQGKGFVDHAESWGLKKFTGKIIPQAVTPFDYDNDGKVDLLVTGPGCLQLYRNLGGRFENTTNAAGFEKDCRNSIVALPVDYNRDGWMDLYVARFFPAEIDLEKVENLFYFGPDNFGHAKNGGRDTVYLNRRGNFTEDPTVFTEPYGTWTWDVGLADIMGTGKPILVTGNDFGDDFYLELGDQKFRDITDEITIRDDRSSMNVSFGHWESDRPMVYLTNVYDLQHKVRGNFMWEFDPTSNRLVDKQLEREGGKCDWAWGAGFADFNLDGHQDIYVANGMVTRSSKAAFKKKDANYFKLMSTGNVPSSVLAQGPSSESLFKYLDDQKDFGAHQVDCLFLKDAKNARYRYATGGSPDIEVWDGRAVALIDYDNNGAMDLLISTQGSPYVMLENQINSTGRLLNWVGFEIISPQNLSMGARFEAKHQGVSRYHWYQNGKTGFLAFSDPRIHFGLETAKTSDEVTKVELTVKWADGLEQNFGPFTPGAYYKIQREK, via the coding sequence ATGTTCAACGGAAATAAATCAGCGTACTGGCAAATTCGTGCAATCGACCCGCGTGCTTTCCAAATCTTAGCACTGTCTTGTTATGCTACCTTAGCCGTAAAGTTTGGTGCTTTTGAACGGCCTTCCTCTTGGGTTTTCGATATTGTGCTTTTGGGTGTGGTGATTGACATTGTGCTTGGGCGTGTCTGGTTCAAACAAATCAAGTTTCCCTTTACACCAGTGATCGCGGCCCTTGCGACCTCCATCCTCATCGATACTCCTCATTACGGAATCTATCTTATCGCCATCACATTTGCTGTTTTTTCGAAAGCATTTTTAACAGTGGACAGAAAACATTTGCTCAACCCTGCAAACGCAGGAGTCGTACTTGTTCTTTTGGCATTCCCGGGCCTGGTGGCGGGAGCGCCTAAGGCATTTAACTTTGACACGTGGCTTTACGTCCTATTTACTGTCGTCGGGATTTTTGTTTCAAGCTACGCCAAAGTGTTGCCGATCGCGATAGCCTGGGTATTTTCGTTTGGCTTCTTTGCGATTCTTCGATCTTGGATCGGTCATGTGCCGTTGAGTTTGGCGTTCCTACCTATGCTTGCACCGTCGTTTTTTATTTTCACATTTCATATGATCACCGATCCGGGAACCGCGCCTGGTTCCTTGCGAGGACGAATATTCTACACTTTTGCTGTTGCCGGAATCGATGCGATCATGCGTCACCAATTTGTCGGTTTCAGTAACTTCTACGCGCTTACTATTGTGTGCCTTGCAATGCCTTGGGTTCGCGCAATGAACTCAAACTGGCTAGGTAGTTTTCGCAAGTTGGCTACGACGTCGTCACTCGTTTGGGCGCTGCCGCTATTTACCGGACTCGGTTTTTATAAAAGCTGGTCAGAATCTAGGGCGAACTATCAGGACACGCGCGATCGACAACCCAGCAACTTTCAAGAACCGCCTAATTTTAAGCGGGTCAACGAGCGTCTTGGAGTTCGGTTTCAGGTGAACGATCCAGACGCGGACGCTAAGTTAAAAAATCAGCTGCGGCTTCAGTGGGTCGGACCTGGAGTCACGGTGCGAGATTTCAATGGCGACGGCTGGATGGATATGTTTCTTTTTGATAGCAACCAGCGCGTTGGCTCGAATCAATTGTTAATCAACAACCAAGGTAAGGGCTTTGTCGATCACGCGGAAAGCTGGGGACTTAAAAAGTTCACCGGCAAAATCATTCCCCAGGCAGTGACGCCGTTTGACTATGATAATGATGGGAAAGTCGATTTACTTGTGACCGGGCCGGGCTGCTTGCAGCTATATAGAAACCTTGGCGGCCGTTTTGAAAACACAACGAACGCGGCCGGCTTTGAAAAAGACTGTCGAAACTCGATCGTAGCACTTCCCGTCGACTACAATCGCGATGGGTGGATGGATCTTTATGTTGCTCGATTCTTTCCGGCAGAAATTGATTTGGAAAAGGTAGAAAATCTTTTTTATTTTGGGCCAGACAACTTCGGCCATGCCAAAAATGGCGGGCGCGATACCGTGTATCTTAATCGAAGAGGAAATTTTACTGAAGATCCCACTGTCTTCACTGAGCCCTATGGTACTTGGACTTGGGATGTCGGATTGGCCGACATAATGGGAACTGGAAAACCGATTTTGGTTACAGGCAATGACTTTGGCGACGACTTTTATCTTGAGCTAGGTGACCAGAAATTTCGCGATATTACAGACGAGATCACGATTCGAGACGATCGCAGTAGCATGAACGTCTCTTTCGGCCATTGGGAATCGGACCGTCCCATGGTGTACTTGACCAATGTCTACGATCTGCAGCACAAAGTGCGCGGGAACTTTATGTGGGAGTTTGATCCGACGTCCAATCGGTTAGTCGATAAGCAGCTAGAGCGTGAGGGCGGCAAATGTGATTGGGCTTGGGGCGCTGGCTTTGCGGACTTCAACCTTGACGGGCATCAAGATATCTATGTTGCCAACGGCATGGTGACTCGATCGTCGAAGGCGGCGTTCAAAAAAAAGGATGCCAACTACTTCAAATTGATGTCCACAGGAAATGTGCCATCGTCTGTGCTTGCCCAAGGCCCAAGCTCAGAGAGTCTTTTCAAGTATCTCGACGATCAAAAGGATTTCGGCGCACATCAAGTTGACTGTCTTTTTTTGAAAGACGCAAAGAATGCTCGCTATCGATACGCGACTGGCGGTAGCCCTGATATTGAGGTATGGGACGGCAGGGCTGTCGCATTGATAGATTACGATAACAATGGAGCTATGGATCTCTTGATATCGACTCAAGGAAGTCCGTACGTCATGCTCGAGAATCAAATAAATTCCACGGGCCGACTGTTGAACTGGGTTGGTTTCGAAATAATCTCGCCGCAGAACCTTTCTATGGGGGCGCGTTTCGAGGCCAAACACCAAGGAGTCTCTCGCTATCACTGGTATCAAAACGGAAAAACTGGGTTTCTTGCCTTCTCGGATCCTCGGATTCACTTCGGCTTGGAAACGGCAAAAACTTCTGACGAAGTCACAAAAGTAGAACTAACTGTAAAATGGGCGGACGGATTGGAACAAAACTTTGGTCCATTTACTCCAGGTGCCTATTACAAGATTCAGCGCGAAAAATAG
- a CDS encoding efflux RND transporter permease subunit → MLDSVIRFALNHRFLVIALTAMLVVYGSMTALELTIDVFPDITKPTVTIMTESHGMAPEEVETRVTLPIESYLNGLPGVDRIRSQSGIGLSVIYVEFGWKTEIYRNRQLVQEKLNLSREKLPKDINPIMGPVGSLMGQIQQIAVTTESNEISPMELRSLAEWTLRPRLMTIPGVSQVISIGGGLKQYQILVSAEKLNRYQLTIEQVDKELAQISQNTTGGFLEKEGQELLVRNIGVVDGLDEIRKTLVGLHFGRPVLVSDIAEVVVAARLKRGDGSFNGKPSVVMTIQKQPGADTIEITKEVERALDEIQPSLPKGVIVNPDVFKQASFIESSIDGIFGKLKFGSVLVFIVLFIFLANLRMSVITLTAIPVSFLFTAIVFKMFGMTVNTMTLGGLAIAIGELVDDSIVDVENVFRRLRENAASSSPKSMIKVIYEASSEVRNSIVLATVIIALVFFPLFNLSGLEGRLFAPLGIAYLTALTASLIVSLTLTPVLCSIFLRGPVAEHRDTKFVVALKRLDRKILEWVLPKSNLVLVGSMILFVFAVSLLPFMGRDFLPKFNEGTAMVAVVATPGISLTESNKLGEKAEALMMATPEVKSVSRRTGRAELDEHAAGVNVSEIDVDFHPTGRPREVVLNEIRNKLKNEIPGIGVNVGQPISHLIDHMLSGVSAAIAIKIFGPDLATLREKAIELQDAIKDVEGLVDLRIESQGLIPQVKIKVLREEAAKFGLSPGEITKLLEAAFNGEALAQVIEETRLYDVFFQFDQSSRASIDSMDNTVLKVMPDGRKVLLKDVADVYETTGPNEINRENSQRRIVISANFSQRDLGSLIAEVQKRVKDKVQFPEGYYVVYGGQFESQQAATRNILIFGLISLLGIAFVLYSHFQSKTIVAQVMATIPLAFIGGIFFLFLTDRSITVASLVGFITLCGVASRNSIMMISHYLHLMKYEGEVFNREMIIRGSQERLVPVMMTAFVASLALLPLVFGKGQPGSEVLHPVAVVIVGGLLSSTFLDIFVTPALFFKFGKKSAESYVERENNQEVV, encoded by the coding sequence TTGTTAGATTCCGTCATTCGATTCGCACTCAATCATCGATTTTTAGTGATCGCTCTTACGGCGATGCTTGTCGTTTACGGATCGATGACTGCCCTGGAACTAACTATTGATGTTTTTCCTGATATTACGAAGCCGACTGTCACGATCATGACTGAATCTCACGGCATGGCACCGGAAGAAGTTGAAACTCGAGTGACACTTCCAATCGAAAGCTACCTCAATGGGCTTCCTGGTGTAGATCGAATTCGTTCGCAATCGGGCATTGGATTGTCAGTGATCTACGTCGAGTTCGGATGGAAAACAGAAATTTATCGAAACCGCCAATTGGTCCAAGAAAAGCTGAATCTCTCGCGCGAGAAACTACCGAAAGACATCAATCCAATTATGGGGCCTGTCGGGTCTTTGATGGGGCAGATTCAGCAAATAGCGGTCACCACAGAATCTAATGAGATTAGCCCGATGGAACTTCGCAGTTTAGCGGAGTGGACACTGCGCCCCCGGTTAATGACGATACCAGGTGTATCGCAAGTTATTTCCATTGGTGGTGGCTTAAAACAGTATCAAATTCTGGTTTCCGCCGAGAAGCTGAATCGCTATCAGCTAACCATCGAGCAAGTCGACAAAGAGCTTGCGCAAATTAGCCAAAACACGACTGGGGGCTTTTTAGAGAAAGAGGGCCAAGAGCTCCTAGTAAGAAACATCGGTGTTGTCGATGGTCTTGATGAAATTCGGAAGACCCTGGTTGGCTTGCACTTCGGGCGCCCCGTATTGGTGAGCGACATTGCAGAAGTGGTTGTGGCTGCGCGCTTGAAGCGGGGGGACGGAAGTTTTAATGGAAAACCATCGGTTGTGATGACGATCCAAAAACAACCAGGTGCCGACACGATCGAGATTACGAAAGAGGTTGAGCGTGCCTTGGACGAAATTCAGCCTTCTTTGCCAAAGGGAGTCATTGTCAATCCGGATGTCTTTAAGCAAGCAAGCTTCATCGAGTCCTCGATAGATGGGATTTTCGGAAAGCTGAAGTTCGGGTCGGTTCTGGTTTTCATCGTTCTCTTTATATTTTTGGCGAACCTAAGAATGTCCGTCATTACATTGACCGCTATACCGGTTTCTTTTTTGTTCACCGCTATCGTTTTTAAGATGTTTGGCATGACTGTAAATACAATGACACTCGGTGGGCTTGCCATTGCAATCGGCGAACTGGTCGATGATTCGATTGTGGATGTGGAAAACGTCTTTCGTAGGCTTCGTGAAAATGCGGCCAGTTCGAGTCCTAAATCGATGATAAAGGTCATATACGAGGCCTCTAGCGAAGTCCGGAACTCAATCGTGTTGGCAACTGTCATCATCGCACTCGTGTTTTTCCCATTGTTTAATTTGTCCGGTTTAGAGGGCCGCCTTTTTGCCCCTCTCGGAATAGCTTACCTTACGGCACTAACGGCTTCACTAATAGTTTCGCTGACGCTGACCCCGGTATTGTGTTCGATTTTTTTACGAGGCCCGGTGGCCGAGCACCGCGATACGAAGTTTGTAGTGGCGCTGAAGCGATTGGATCGCAAGATCCTTGAATGGGTACTTCCAAAATCAAACCTTGTTCTCGTGGGCTCTATGATTCTATTTGTTTTCGCCGTCTCGTTGCTGCCGTTTATGGGGCGAGATTTTTTGCCTAAGTTCAATGAAGGAACGGCGATGGTTGCGGTGGTTGCTACCCCTGGCATCAGTTTGACTGAATCCAACAAGCTAGGCGAAAAAGCAGAAGCTTTGATGATGGCGACACCGGAGGTTAAATCAGTTTCCCGACGCACCGGTCGCGCGGAGCTTGATGAACATGCAGCCGGAGTTAATGTGAGCGAAATCGATGTCGACTTTCACCCGACCGGACGACCTCGCGAAGTGGTTTTAAATGAAATTCGCAACAAGCTTAAAAATGAGATCCCGGGAATCGGCGTAAACGTTGGTCAGCCAATTTCGCATTTGATTGATCATATGCTCTCGGGCGTCAGCGCCGCGATTGCAATTAAAATCTTTGGTCCGGACCTCGCCACACTTCGCGAAAAGGCTATAGAACTGCAAGACGCAATCAAAGATGTCGAAGGTCTTGTCGATTTAAGAATTGAATCACAAGGGCTGATTCCCCAGGTCAAAATCAAAGTGCTTCGAGAAGAGGCCGCTAAATTTGGATTGAGTCCAGGCGAGATCACGAAGCTTCTGGAAGCCGCATTTAATGGTGAAGCTCTGGCGCAAGTCATTGAAGAAACTCGGCTCTATGACGTTTTCTTTCAGTTTGATCAGAGTTCGCGGGCGTCAATCGATTCGATGGACAACACTGTCTTAAAGGTGATGCCGGATGGTCGTAAGGTTTTATTAAAAGATGTTGCCGATGTTTATGAGACAACTGGGCCCAACGAAATCAATCGCGAGAACAGTCAGCGGCGGATTGTGATTAGCGCGAACTTTAGCCAAAGAGACTTAGGGAGTCTCATTGCTGAAGTCCAAAAACGGGTGAAAGACAAAGTGCAGTTTCCCGAGGGCTACTACGTCGTTTATGGTGGGCAGTTCGAGAGCCAACAAGCAGCGACAAGAAATATTTTGATTTTCGGACTGATTTCTCTTCTTGGAATCGCGTTTGTCCTTTACAGCCATTTCCAGTCCAAGACGATCGTTGCCCAAGTAATGGCGACGATCCCCCTGGCATTCATCGGTGGAATATTTTTTCTATTCCTGACCGACAGATCTATCACGGTGGCAAGCCTTGTCGGTTTCATTACACTTTGCGGAGTTGCCTCAAGAAATTCAATCATGATGATTTCGCACTACCTTCATCTTATGAAATATGAAGGAGAAGTTTTTAATCGTGAAATGATTATTCGCGGATCACAAGAACGTTTGGTGCCTGTCATGATGACGGCCTTTGTCGCCTCTCTCGCGTTGTTACCTCTCGTTTTCGGAAAGGGACAGCCGGGAAGCGAAGTTCTTCATCCAGTTGCAGTTGTCATCGTGGGTGGCCTTTTAAGTTCGACCTTCCTCGATATCTTCGTGACGCCGGCCTTGTTTTTTAAGTTTGGAAAGAAGTCAGCTGAAAGCTATGTGGAACGAGAAAACAATCAGGAAGTAGTTTAA
- a CDS encoding TolC family protein, protein MKRLFPIILTGILNFSVCPAFSAPIEIAFDNLKPLLDSRSSRLKAAEIEREASRERTGSLGRSFLPKIELHAAQESFKSSVESWQAEPSFGAEINLNLFNGGRDGLENQIRELHVERKVVQVQQVVADELQTLRKLYWETVYTLDKIDQIEAAIKVNVANMAAAVKRIRSGVATESDRVEFEMNAVDLDRELAESRLKLANQSREFAILLNFSLSEKLTFPRRLEHNHDFEAALKHEAQDHDFLYKDDELKSQEGELAAEKQRRSWWPEVDAFAAYNDYSHRIESAGPDTSNDATNEAVIGIRMKMGLGAIFDGTREAAALAKEASADKKRADLKRRQAEAHMENELAELRLLHEQIHSAEENILRAERYYKLTQSEYGRGVKNSPDVLGASEKLYENRLKRLEIIKDFQIAKSHVLAKIGK, encoded by the coding sequence ATGAAAAGACTGTTTCCGATCATTTTGACGGGGATCTTGAATTTTTCCGTGTGCCCAGCTTTTTCAGCACCCATCGAGATCGCCTTTGATAATCTTAAGCCTCTTTTGGATAGCCGAAGCTCAAGATTAAAAGCGGCCGAGATCGAAAGAGAGGCGTCTCGGGAACGGACTGGAAGCTTAGGGCGATCATTTTTGCCAAAGATCGAACTTCATGCGGCACAGGAATCGTTTAAATCAAGCGTTGAGTCTTGGCAGGCAGAACCGTCGTTTGGTGCGGAGATTAACCTTAACCTCTTTAACGGAGGCCGCGATGGATTGGAAAATCAAATCCGCGAATTGCATGTCGAACGAAAAGTGGTCCAGGTTCAACAAGTCGTTGCGGATGAACTCCAAACATTGCGAAAGCTTTATTGGGAAACGGTTTATACATTAGATAAAATCGACCAGATTGAAGCAGCCATAAAAGTGAATGTCGCTAATATGGCGGCGGCCGTAAAGCGAATACGAAGCGGAGTCGCGACTGAGTCAGACCGTGTGGAATTCGAAATGAATGCCGTCGATCTTGACCGCGAATTGGCGGAATCAAGGTTAAAGTTAGCTAACCAAAGCCGAGAGTTCGCGATCCTCCTTAATTTTAGCCTCAGCGAAAAACTTACGTTTCCTCGGCGTCTGGAGCACAACCATGATTTTGAAGCTGCACTCAAGCACGAAGCGCAGGATCACGATTTTCTTTACAAAGATGACGAACTGAAAAGCCAAGAAGGGGAGCTTGCTGCAGAAAAGCAAAGAAGATCGTGGTGGCCAGAGGTGGATGCATTCGCGGCGTATAATGATTATTCGCATAGAATTGAGTCCGCAGGCCCCGACACCTCGAACGACGCAACGAACGAAGCAGTCATCGGAATCCGAATGAAGATGGGTTTAGGCGCGATTTTCGATGGCACGCGAGAAGCGGCAGCACTGGCAAAAGAAGCGAGTGCAGATAAAAAACGCGCAGATTTGAAACGACGCCAGGCTGAGGCCCATATGGAAAATGAACTGGCTGAGCTTCGATTGCTTCATGAACAAATACACTCGGCGGAAGAAAATATTCTGCGCGCAGAACGGTACTACAAACTTACTCAGTCGGAATATGGTCGAGGAGTGAAAAACTCCCCCGATGTGTTGGGGGCCTCTGAAAAGCTATATGAGAACAGGTTGAAACGCTTGGAGATCATCAAAGATTTTCAAATCGCGAAGTCTCACGTCCTAGCCAAAATCGGCAAGTAG
- a CDS encoding radical SAM protein has product MSRPLCPLPFTHLFINNAGIVNACCLTYPQYSKTDEFGLKVDDRSVLKVGLANAVKSSHVSLMQKLVSNQQWPKSCATCKSHESSGHKSRRLMEFESSTSTQPGIRTMDLRVGNICNLACRMCSPFSSVALLEEWSDTEHPTSKVMEESIGAYRQINWQNWSELPEVWDDLFEISEHVDEINFAGGEPFLNVAHVNYLKRLIQSGRSRDIRISYNTNLTVIPQWLEPIIESFRTVKIMVSVDGVGALGEFIRHPLKWNSFEQNLVKLDRLKGAFRDNVEIAFNTTVQVYNIFGLTELLDYLANSSLTNLPRSSSANLLENPSYFNVANLPAEIKKAARRKIESYLSKTENQQHTDFLTAVKRQLEVDTPDEVENNSTKEFRSVTAFYDKKRRQSFATLVPEMGSLLQR; this is encoded by the coding sequence GTGAGTCGCCCCCTATGCCCACTGCCATTTACCCACCTCTTCATCAACAATGCCGGCATTGTTAACGCCTGCTGCCTTACGTATCCGCAATATTCGAAAACTGATGAGTTTGGATTAAAGGTTGATGATCGGTCCGTCTTAAAAGTCGGTCTCGCTAATGCCGTAAAGTCGAGCCACGTAAGTCTGATGCAGAAACTTGTCTCTAATCAGCAGTGGCCGAAATCCTGTGCGACCTGCAAGTCACACGAATCCAGTGGTCACAAAAGCCGCAGGCTCATGGAATTTGAAAGCAGCACGTCGACTCAGCCCGGAATTCGCACCATGGATCTGCGAGTCGGGAACATCTGCAATCTCGCGTGCCGCATGTGTTCTCCTTTTTCTTCGGTCGCACTTTTAGAGGAATGGTCTGACACCGAGCACCCGACTTCAAAAGTGATGGAAGAGTCCATCGGCGCCTATCGACAAATCAATTGGCAGAACTGGTCAGAACTTCCCGAAGTCTGGGATGATTTGTTTGAAATTTCTGAGCATGTGGACGAGATCAACTTTGCGGGCGGCGAACCATTTCTCAATGTCGCTCACGTGAATTATCTTAAAAGACTCATCCAGAGTGGGCGCAGTCGAGATATTCGAATCTCTTACAATACGAATCTTACCGTGATCCCGCAATGGCTCGAACCAATCATCGAGAGCTTTAGGACTGTAAAAATCATGGTTTCGGTCGATGGGGTCGGTGCGCTTGGCGAATTTATTCGTCACCCACTTAAGTGGAACTCTTTCGAACAAAATCTAGTAAAGCTCGATCGGTTGAAGGGGGCTTTTCGCGATAATGTTGAAATCGCATTCAACACAACGGTGCAAGTGTACAATATCTTCGGGCTTACAGAGCTATTAGATTATCTCGCAAACTCCTCCCTTACAAATCTGCCGCGATCTTCGAGCGCAAACCTTCTCGAAAATCCGTCCTACTTCAATGTGGCAAACCTTCCCGCAGAAATTAAAAAAGCAGCACGAAGAAAAATTGAAAGCTACTTATCCAAAACTGAGAACCAACAACACACTGATTTTTTGACGGCCGTAAAAAGACAGTTAGAGGTAGATACCCCTGACGAAGTGGAAAATAACTCGACTAAGGAATTTCGATCTGTGACTGCATTTTACGATAAAAAACGTCGCCAAAGTTTTGCAACTCTTGTCCCCGAAATGGGCAGCCTTTTGCAGAGATAA